In Edaphobacter paludis, a single window of DNA contains:
- a CDS encoding Orn/Lys/Arg decarboxylase N-terminal domain-containing protein yields the protein MNEGRWVLLIASEVGGTDSVSDRAMERLVDAIKREGYEVVRTSTPEDGLSLVTSDPSHSAILLDWDLEGDNQFDQRAALKILRAVRHRNKKIPIFLIADRTLVSELPLEVVKQVHEYIHLFGDTPAFIANRVDFAVERYHEQLLPPYFRELKKYNDQGAYSWDAPGHMGGVAFLKHPVGMEFQRFFGENIMRSDLGISTSQLGSWLDHIGPPGESERNAARIFGADWTFYVLGGSSTSNQIVGHGVIAQDDIVLADANCHKSICHSLTVTGARPVYMKPTRNGYGMIGLVPIKRFSPEFIRGLIDKSPLCTGVANQNPTYAVVTNSTYDGLCYDVNKVVTELSKSVPRVHFDEAWYAYAKFHEIYRGRFAMGVPDDLPNRPTLFSVQSTHKMLAAFSMGSMVHIKLSPRAPLDFDQFNESFMMHGTTSPFYPLIASLDVAAAMMDEPAGPTLMDETIQDAITFRKAMSSVAHRLRAEDGDGWFFRLFQPEQVTDSITGVTHVFEEAPDELLATNPHCWTLKPGEDWHGFQNDDIADEYCMLDPTKVTILMPGVNAQGNVSDWGIPAAILTEFLDSRRVEIARTGDYTVLVLFSVGTSKGKWGSLLENLFEFKRLYDSEAPLEEALPELVAKYPNRYRNITLKELSDEMHSVMMQLRLANLVGEACDEDFDPVLTPAQTYQKLLRNETEKTRFADMPGRIAAVMLVPYPPGIPMSMPGERFGGADSPVIRLILAMEEFGKRFPGFEREVHGVEVDSDGNYWMRSVVEATSKRRNGNGKHRPPSSAPPLKKPRKPKPAAEPPTLDDLNPLAER from the coding sequence ATGAACGAAGGTCGTTGGGTTTTATTGATTGCGAGTGAAGTAGGTGGTACCGATTCAGTCTCCGACCGGGCCATGGAACGTTTAGTCGATGCCATCAAACGAGAAGGCTACGAGGTCGTTCGTACCTCGACGCCTGAGGATGGCCTGTCTCTTGTCACCTCGGATCCGTCGCACAGTGCCATTCTGCTGGACTGGGACCTAGAAGGCGACAACCAGTTTGATCAACGCGCCGCGCTGAAGATCCTCCGCGCCGTCCGTCATCGCAATAAGAAGATACCTATCTTTCTCATCGCCGACCGCACCCTCGTCAGCGAGCTCCCCCTCGAAGTCGTCAAGCAGGTCCACGAGTACATTCACCTCTTCGGTGACACTCCGGCCTTTATCGCCAACCGCGTCGACTTCGCCGTCGAGCGTTACCACGAGCAGCTCCTTCCGCCCTACTTTCGCGAGCTGAAGAAGTACAACGATCAGGGCGCCTACTCCTGGGACGCGCCCGGCCACATGGGCGGCGTCGCCTTCCTCAAGCATCCCGTCGGCATGGAGTTCCAGCGCTTCTTCGGCGAGAACATCATGCGCTCCGACCTCGGCATCTCTACCTCGCAACTCGGCTCGTGGCTCGATCACATCGGGCCTCCAGGCGAATCCGAGCGCAACGCTGCCCGCATCTTCGGCGCCGACTGGACCTTCTACGTTCTCGGCGGGTCGTCGACCTCAAACCAGATTGTTGGTCATGGAGTGATTGCGCAGGACGACATCGTCCTCGCCGACGCCAACTGCCACAAGTCCATCTGCCACTCTCTCACTGTCACCGGCGCGCGACCCGTCTACATGAAGCCCACGCGCAATGGCTACGGTATGATCGGCCTCGTTCCCATCAAGCGCTTCAGCCCCGAGTTCATCCGCGGCCTCATCGACAAGAGCCCTCTCTGTACCGGCGTGGCCAACCAGAATCCCACCTATGCCGTTGTCACCAATTCGACTTATGACGGTCTCTGCTACGACGTTAATAAAGTCGTCACGGAGCTCTCGAAGTCTGTTCCTCGCGTTCACTTCGACGAGGCCTGGTACGCCTACGCCAAGTTCCACGAGATCTACCGTGGCCGCTTCGCCATGGGCGTTCCTGACGACTTGCCCAACCGCCCCACCCTCTTCTCCGTCCAGTCGACGCACAAGATGCTCGCCGCCTTCTCCATGGGCTCCATGGTCCACATCAAGCTCAGCCCCCGCGCTCCGCTCGACTTCGACCAGTTCAACGAGTCCTTCATGATGCACGGAACAACATCGCCGTTCTATCCCCTCATTGCATCGCTCGACGTAGCCGCCGCCATGATGGACGAGCCCGCCGGACCCACGCTGATGGATGAGACGATTCAGGATGCCATCACCTTCCGCAAGGCGATGTCTTCGGTCGCCCACCGCCTCCGCGCCGAAGATGGCGACGGCTGGTTCTTCCGTCTCTTCCAGCCGGAGCAGGTCACCGACTCGATTACCGGCGTCACCCACGTCTTCGAAGAAGCTCCCGACGAGCTTCTCGCGACCAACCCTCACTGCTGGACGCTCAAACCTGGCGAAGACTGGCATGGTTTCCAGAACGACGACATCGCCGACGAATACTGCATGCTGGACCCCACCAAGGTCACCATCCTCATGCCCGGCGTCAACGCCCAGGGCAATGTATCAGACTGGGGTATCCCCGCCGCCATCCTCACTGAGTTCCTCGACAGCCGTCGCGTCGAAATCGCCCGCACCGGCGACTACACCGTCCTCGTCCTCTTCTCCGTCGGAACGTCCAAGGGCAAGTGGGGCAGCCTCCTCGAAAATCTCTTCGAGTTCAAGCGCCTCTACGACAGCGAAGCTCCTCTTGAAGAAGCGCTGCCCGAACTGGTTGCCAAATATCCCAACCGGTATCGCAACATCACCCTCAAAGAGTTGAGCGACGAGATGCACTCCGTCATGATGCAACTCAGACTCGCGAATTTAGTCGGCGAAGCCTGCGACGAAGACTTTGACCCGGTTCTCACTCCCGCGCAGACCTACCAAAAGCTGCTGCGCAACGAGACTGAAAAGACACGCTTCGCCGATATGCCCGGCCGCATCGCCGCCGTCATGCTGGTTCCCTACCCTCCCGGCATCCCTATGTCCATGCCCGGCGAGCGCTTCGGCGGAGCCGACAGCCCCGTCATCCGTCTCATTCTCGCCATGGAAGAGTTTGGCAAGCGCTTCCCCGGCTTCGAACGCGAGGTTCACGGCGTAGAGGTTGATTCCGATGGCAACTACTGGATGCGCAGCGTCGTCGAGGCCACCAGCAAAAGGCGAAATGGAAACGGCAAACACCGCCCGCCCAGTTCCGCCCCACCACTGAAAAAGCCGCGCAAGCCAAAACCGGCTGCGGAGCCGCCAACTCTCGACGACCTCAATCCGTTAGCGGAAAGATAG
- a CDS encoding sigma 54-interacting transcriptional regulator — MATFSHIPSSVLPLAGTRSQDTRLAFSDPLQSSDWKMVGESAAIKRLRLQIRRIGPHFRAVLIQGERGTGKELVARAMHQQSMGPRGSFVVAGCGSRISSLMKIGCGGTLFFNGIDEMPLETQDELLEVLRRHEWSQDGLAAPQKLSPRIIASSSQDLRGLVASGRFRQELYQRIAMVQIALTPLRERMEDVPVLASHFLDRLTKKYRKETIIGDDAMALLKSHRWPGNVRELENALNSAVLECESGVIQPWQLSISEMRFDIDETAASKELAPEATRLQHVVDRHVLRVLKDCGGNKLRAAELLGISRSTLYRMLETVLPADASPSATNAQASQ, encoded by the coding sequence ATGGCAACCTTCAGCCACATTCCCTCTTCCGTTCTGCCGCTGGCCGGAACAAGGTCGCAAGACACTCGCCTGGCCTTCTCGGATCCACTCCAGAGCAGCGATTGGAAGATGGTTGGCGAAAGCGCGGCGATAAAGCGTCTGCGACTCCAGATTCGGCGGATCGGACCCCATTTTCGTGCAGTCCTGATCCAGGGCGAGCGCGGAACCGGCAAGGAGTTAGTGGCACGCGCCATGCACCAGCAGAGCATGGGACCGAGGGGGTCCTTTGTTGTAGCGGGTTGTGGCAGCCGGATCTCGTCTTTGATGAAGATAGGGTGCGGTGGCACCCTATTCTTCAATGGCATCGACGAGATGCCTTTGGAGACGCAGGACGAGCTATTGGAGGTTCTGCGACGGCACGAGTGGTCACAGGACGGCCTGGCAGCTCCGCAGAAATTGAGCCCCCGGATCATCGCCTCCTCAAGTCAAGACCTGAGAGGACTGGTTGCATCAGGGCGGTTTCGTCAGGAGCTTTACCAGAGGATTGCGATGGTCCAGATCGCATTGACTCCCCTGCGGGAGCGGATGGAAGATGTGCCCGTACTGGCAAGCCATTTTCTCGACCGGCTTACAAAGAAATACCGGAAGGAAACAATCATCGGAGACGATGCCATGGCCCTGTTGAAGTCGCATCGTTGGCCGGGAAATGTTCGGGAGTTGGAGAACGCCTTGAACAGTGCAGTTCTCGAGTGTGAGAGCGGAGTGATTCAACCATGGCAGTTGAGTATCTCCGAAATGCGTTTTGATATTGACGAGACGGCGGCATCCAAAGAACTTGCCCCTGAGGCCACGCGATTACAGCATGTAGTGGACCGGCATGTTCTTCGCGTGTTGAAGGATTGCGGCGGCAATAAGCTGCGAGCCGCAGAGTTGCTGGGAATCAGTCGATCCACACTGTATCGAATGCTGGAGACTGTGCTCCCGGCTGATGCGTCGCCGAGCGCCACTAACGCACAAGCCTCTCAGTGA
- a CDS encoding BrxA/BrxB family bacilliredoxin: MYPEIMVIPMREELTRAGLTEARTAADVDAAVAQPGTTMVVVNSICGCAAGKMRPGVRLAMQHAAKPDHAVTVFAGQDREATEKARSYFGGHPPTSPAIAILRDGQLVYLMQRSAIETSTAPAIAQELTRAFDTYCAKTSA, translated from the coding sequence ATGTATCCAGAGATTATGGTGATTCCGATGCGCGAGGAGCTTACCCGCGCAGGTCTGACGGAAGCCCGCACAGCAGCCGATGTCGACGCTGCCGTCGCGCAACCGGGAACGACGATGGTAGTAGTGAACTCGATCTGTGGATGCGCAGCGGGTAAGATGCGCCCAGGCGTTCGCCTGGCGATGCAGCACGCCGCAAAGCCTGACCATGCAGTAACGGTATTTGCCGGTCAGGACCGCGAAGCGACAGAGAAGGCACGCAGCTACTTCGGCGGCCATCCTCCGACCTCTCCTGCGATTGCGATCCTGCGCGATGGACAATTGGTTTACCTGATGCAGCGCTCGGCGATCGAGACCTCGACGGCTCCGGCGATTGCTCAGGAACTGACGCGCGCGTTCGATACCTACTGCGCCAAGACCTCTGCATAG